The nucleotide sequence TTGGGGAAGGTGGGGGTCTGGGGGAGGAAACCCCTTTTTCCAAAAAGGGGTTTCCTCCCCCAGCTCTTCGCCTCCTCCTCCCACCCAGCACGGAGGCGCGTATGGATGAGCGGCAGGTCATGGAAACGGACATTGTCTGCGTCGGCTTCGGGCCGGCCATGGGCGGGTTTCTGACCACGCTCGCCCGGGGCATCGTCAACGAGAACGGCTCCCCGGTCATGGAAAGCGACCTCATGCCCGGCATGCCGCCCCAGGTCATCTGCTACGAGCGCGCCGACGACATCGGCGTGGGCGTCTCGGGCGTGGTCTCCAAGGCCCGGGCCATCCGCGAAACCCTGCCCGACCTCGACCCGGCTTGCCTGCCCATGTGCGCGCCCATCACCGAGGAAAAGGTCGTCTACCTCCTCGATCCCCACGGAGCCAGCCGCCGGCCGCTGCCCATGAAAGCCGCCGACGCCGCCTTCAAGCTCCTTGGCGGGCGCTTCCCGGGCTGCACCTACAGGGATTTCTCCTGGGAACTGCCGTACATCCCGCCGTTTCTCAACAAGCACGACGGCCTGACCTTCTCCATCGGCCAGTTCAATCAGTGGGTCGGCAACAACGTCATGGCTACCGGCGCGGCCCAGATCTGGCCCTCCTCCCCCGTGGCCGCGCCCATCATCGAGCACCGCAAGGTCGTGGGCGTGCGCCTGGCCGACCAGGGCGTGGACAAAGCCGGCAAGCCCGACGCCGCCTACATGCCCGGCATGGACGTGCGCGCCAAGCTGACCGTGGTCGGCGACGGCCCGGTGGGTCCCGTGGGCCGCGCCATCGACGACGCCCGGGGGCTGCCCATCGGCCACCACCAGCGCGACTACGCCGTGGGCATGAAGGTCGTGGTGGACCTGCCCGGCCATTGCCCCTTGAAGCCCGGCACGGTCATCCACACCATCGGCTACCCCGAACCGGAAATTTTCGGCTTCCTCTACGTCCTGCCCGACCGCAAGGCCTCGCTTGGCATCTTCGTGCCCAGCTGGTTCGACAACCCCGCGCGCACCGCCTACCGCTACCTCCAGCACTGGATGCAGCATCCCTACCTCTGGAAATACTTGAAAGGCGGCACGCTGACCTCCTTCGGGGCCAAGACGCTCCAGGAATCCGGCAAAAACGGCGAACCCTACCTCGTCGGCGACGGCTACGCCCGCATCGGCGAAGGTTCCGGCACCACCAACGTGCTCACCGGCTCCGGCGTGGACGAAGCCTGGGCCTCGGGCGTCATGCTCGGCCAGGCCGTGGTGCAGCTCCTGGAGCAGGGCCTGCCGTTCACGAACGAGAACCTCGAAAAAACCTACGTGGCCCGCCGCCGCGCCTCCTGGCTGGAGGCCGAAGCCAAGCAGGCCCGCCGCTCCCGCGAGGCCTTTGCCTCGGGCTTCATTCCGGGCGTCGTCGGCATGGCGATTTCCGGCCTGACCAAGGGCGCGCTGTGCTGGCCGGCCGACTCGGAACCGGTCCACAAGCGCATCCCGTCCATCGAGGAATACTACCGGGGCCGCATCTCCTGCGAGGAGATCGCGCGCATCCGCAAGGACTGCACCGCCAAGGGCCTGGCCCTGCACGACGCGCTCATGGACCGCGTGGGCTGGCCGGCCATCGAATACGACGGCAAGCTGCTCATCTCCCACCAGGACGCGCTGCTTATCGGCGGCAAGGTGCAGGCCGCGCCGGGCTACGCCGACCACGTCACCTTCGAGGACCACGACACCTGCCGGGCCTGCTGCGAAAAGACCTGCATCGAAGCCTGCTCCGGCCAGGCCATCACCACCAACCCCGACGACGGCGTGCCGCTTTTCGACCGCGAAAAATGCCTGCACTGCGGCGCGTGCCTGTGGAACTGCTCCAAGCCGTCCAAGATCGACCCCGAGCGCACCAACGTCCGCTTCACCGCCGGCGCCGGCGGTCTGCACTCTGCGGAGAACTAAGAATTAAGACTCTGGAGAGGCGCTGCCTCTCCAGACCTCTCCGGCAGGGCGCTGCCCTGCACCCGCCGGGGGGGGATAATCCCCCCCGGACCCCCTTGGCGGGGGGCGAAGTCGGGAGCGTCGTTCCCGGCTTCGCCCCCTGCAAAGGGAATTAGCGGCAACTAATTTAGCTTATTGAGAGTTTTTTGGGAGGGTGGGGGTCCGGGGGAGGGAACCCTTTTTTGCAAAAAAGGGTTCCCTCCCCCGGTTCCTCCGGCCCCCCGACAAGGAGCGCTTATGTTTCATATCGTCGTATGCGGCGGCATCGTGCCTGATCCGCTGCAGACGCTGGAGCCGGTCAAGGGACCGGCCGGCTGGGGACTCAAAAACGAACTCATGCTGCCTTCGGTGCTGGACCCCTGGGCCTCCCACGCCCTGTACGAGGCGGCCAATCTGGCCAAGACCGTTGCCGGCAGCAAGGTCTGGCTGGTGTCGCTGGGCCCCAAGGCCAAGCTGCAGCAGCTCATGATGACCGTGGCTCAGAAGGCTCCCTTCGAGCTGGTGGTGGCCGACGGCCCGGCCAGCGGATTCACCGACTCCTTTGAGGTGGCCGAGGCCCTGCACGCCGTCATTGCCGGCATTGCCGGCCTGGACGCCTCCAAGCTGCTGCTGTTCGGCGGCTGGCAGTCGGCCTCGCGCGGCTCGGGCTCCACGCTCCAGATCCTGGGCGAAAAGCTCGGCATCGCCGACCATTTCCAGGGCGTGGACAAGCTCACCGTGGGCGCCGACGGCAGCCTGGAGATCATGGAACGCATCGAAGGCGGCGCGTACCAGATTTCCACCTGCTCCGGCGCGCCGGCCGTGCTCGGCTGGGCCACGGGCGAATTGCCCGAGCCGCCCAACAATCCCCAAGTGGGCATGGCCAACATGCGCCTTGTCATGCCGGCCCTGCAAAAGGCCAAGCCGGCCGCCGTCAAGGCCGACGCCATCGACTACCAGTCCGTGACCCTGCCGGCCCAGAAGCGCGAAACCCGCGTGGTCAAGGACACCCCCGTCGACGTCATCGCCCAGGAAATCGTCGACTGGCTGAAAAACTAAGGAGGCCGCCATGGAAACCATTCTCTTCATCTCGCCCGTGGCTGCTGACGGCTCGCTGCCCAAAGCCTCCCTGGAAGCCCTGACCGCCGCCAAGACCCTGGCCGAAGGCCTGGGCGCGCCCCTGGCCGTGGGCCTTTTCGGGGCCGACGTCGCCCCGGCCGCCGCTGCCGTGGCCGCCTGCGGCCAGGTTTACGCCGTCACCGGCGAAGCCTTTGCCCCGGCCCGCTACGCCACCGACGCCGCCGCCATGGAAGCCCTGGCCAAGGCCGCCGGCGCGACCATCATCGTGGCCGCCGACGACTCCCGGGTCTCCCGCGCCCTGCCGGGCGTGGCCGCTCGCCTGGGCGGACGCATCGACGCCCACGTCACGGCCGTGGCCGCCAAGGACGGTCAGCCCGTGGCCACGCGGGGCTTTTATCGCCAGCGCATGACCGCCGAGCTGACCCGCACGGCCCGGCCCTGGTGCCTCACCGTCTCGGCCGGCTGCTACGCCGCCTATGACGGCGCGCCCGGCCAGGCCGCCGTCACCGCCGTGGACGCCCCCGTCACCCCGGCCATGACCCGCACGGCGGTCAAAGCCATCGTCGCCCCCTCGGCTGACGAGCAGACCATCCGCCCCGACGCCGCCACGCTGTTCGTGGCCGGCGCGGGCTGGACCAAGAAGCAGGCCGACGGCGCGCCCCACACCGCCGAAGCCAGCGCGCTGATCCTCGGGTTTTTGGGCGCTTCCAAGGCGTCCCTTGGCAGCAGCAAGTCGCTGGTGGACATGGGCGGCGACGGCGAGGCCGTGCTGCCGTTCCTCACCCACCTGCATCAGGTCGGCCAGACCGGCTCCACCCCGCGCCACCAGAAGGGCTTGGCCACTTGTTGTCACGGCGAGGAGCCGCATGTCGTGGGCTGGCGCTTCATCACCGAACGCCGGGCCGTCAACCTCGACGCCGCCTGCGGCTGGGCCCAGGGCAAGGCCGACGTGCTCTATGTGGCCGACGCCTTCGCCGTCATGAAGAAAGTCAACGAACTACTCGGTTAAGCGGCAGCAGGCGCAAACAAAAAGCCGGAAGCGGGAGACCGCTTCCGGCTTTTTGTTTGCCCATTTGACTCCGCGCCATACAAGCACTACATGTATGACAAAAAGAAGGCGTGCCATGCTGACTGTCCGACTCCCCGAAGCGCTGGAGGCCCGGCTCAATACCCTGGCCGAGGCGACCAAGCGCCCCAAAAGCTTCTATGTCCGCGAAGCGCTTGAGCGAAGCCTTGAGGATATGGAAGACGTATATCTGGCGGAAGCGGCCCTGGAGCGGTTTCGGGCCAGCGGCGAGCCGGCCGTGCCGTTAGCGGAGCTGGAGCGTCGCCTTGGCCTGGACGATTGATTTCACGCCCGAGGCGGCCAAGGCGTTGTCGCGTCTGGGAGCGCAAGCCCAAACGCGCATCGTCCGGTTTTTGCGCGAACGGGTCGCGCCGGCCGACAATCCCCGCGCCCTGGGCGAACCCCTCAAGGGCTCCCGATTCTCGGGCCTGTGGCGTTTCCGCGCCGGGGACTACCGGATTTTGTGCGACATCGAGGACGAGCGTATCCGTATTCTCGTCGTTCTTCTCGGCCACCGCCGCGAGATTTATAAATAATCGCGAAAATCAACTTCCCGTCGACCACTCCGCCCCATCCGCCCCTTTCCCCATGGAGGGCCAGTCAGCGCCGAAAACCCCTTCACCCCCTTTCTCCATGTGGGGGGTCTGGGGGCCTCAGGCCCCCAGCGGAGAGGTCCAGGAGAGGCAGCGCCTCTCCTGGCCGCCGGAGGCAATTCTAAAAAAACCGGCGCAGCCACAGTTCCAGCATGACCAGGGCGAAGAGGCGTTTGCCGTGGTCGGCCTGGCCGGCGGCGTGGGCCGTGAGCAGCGCTTCCACGGCCTCGGGGCGGACGATTTCCCGGCAGACCTTGCCGCCGATGAGCAGATCGTGGGCAAAGGACTTCAGCGGCCCCCGGAACCAGCCGGCCACGGGCAGGCCGAAGCCGCGCTTGGATTGATTGGCGATGCCGGGCGGCAGCAAGTCGGCGAAGGCGCGGCGCAGCAGGTATTTGCCGGTCAGCCCCTTGAGCTTCAGGCGCGTGGGCAGATGGGCGGCGAAGACGGCCAGTTCGCTGTCGAGCAGCGGCGAGCGGCCTTCCAGGCCGCTCGCCATGGCCATGCGGTCGGCTTTGACCAGCAGATCGCCGGGCAGGTAGATGTTGGCGTCGGCAAAAAGCGAGGCGTCCAGCGGCGCATCGGCCTTGGACGCGGCGGCGGTGTAGACGTAAAGCGCCACGGAATCGGCCGGGCCGGCGGCCTTGGCGAATTCCGGGCGCAAAAGCGCCAGCCGGTCGGCCGGGGAGAAATAGGACCCCCAGCGCACGAGGCTGGCGGCGCGCGGGATGGCCGTGGCCTGGGCCAAGCGCTTGAGGCCGGCGCGCCAGTCGGCCTCCACGGGCACGTCGCCCTTGGCCGGCAACAGCCCGGCCAGCCAGGGGACCAGTCGGCGGGTGACGGCATGGGGCAGTCTGGCATAGGCGTCGGCCAGGGGATCGAGCCAGTAGCGCTGGTAGCCGGCGAACATTTCGTCGCCGCCGTCGCCGTTGAGGGCCACGGTGACGTGCTGGCGCGTGAGGCGACAGAGATGCCAGGAGGCCAGGGCCGAGGGATCGGCAAAGGGCATGTCCGTGGCCGCGACCACGGCTTCCATGGCCGCTCGCGCCTCGTCGAAGCCGACCACGAATTCGGTGTGGCGCGTGGCGAAGCGTTCGGCCACGGCCCGGGCCTTGGGCGTCTCGCTGAAGGCTTCCTCGGCGAAACCGATGGAAAAGGTGCGCACGGGCTGGTCGGTGAGGCCGGCCATGACGGCGGTGACGATGGCCGAGTCCACGCCGCCGGACAGATGCGCCCCCAAGGGCACGTCGGCGACCAGCCGCAGCCGTACGGCCTCGGTGACGCGGCTGCGCAGCTCGGCGGCCAGATCGTCCACGGAGCCGGTAAGCTTGGGCTGGTAGTCCAGGCGAAAAAACCGCTCGATGTGCGGCCGGCCGCCACGCCACAGCAGGGTATGGCCGGCCGGCAGACTGGCCACGCCCACAAAGCCGCTTGACGGCTCGGGCACGTGCTGCAGGGTCAGGTAGTGGGCCACGGCCTCGGGGTCGAGGCGTCGGGCCACGGCGGGATGGGCCAGCACGGCCTTGGGTTCCGATCCGAACGCCAGGCCGCCGGGCACGGCGGCGTAATAGAGCGGCTTTTTGCCAAAGGAATCGCGGGCCAGAAACAGTTCCCGGCGCGGCGCGTCCCAGATGGCCAGGGCGAACATGCCGCGAAGCTTCGCGGCGCAGGCCGGGCCAAGCTCTTCGTACAGGTGGACGATGACTTCGGTGTCGCTGCGGCTGGCGAACACGTGGCCCTTGGCTTCGAGTTCCTGGCGCAGCTCCTGGAAATTGTAGATTTCGCCGTTAAAGACGATGGCCAAGATGCGGTCTTCGTTGAAAAGCGGCTGGTCGCCGGTGACGAGGTCGATGATGGCCAACCGGCGATGGGCCAGGCCCGCGCCGCCGCCCTGGGCAAAGACGTCGAGATGGATGCCCTCCCCGTCCGGCCCGCGATGGGCCAGAGTCCCGTTCATGGCCCCCAGCACCTGGCCAAGGGTTTCCGGGCCGCCCTGGTTGGTGAGAAACCCGCAAATGCCGCACATGGTTGCGCCCCCTCCTCGACCTTATCCCAGCGCCCTGTCCCCAGCGAAACCGCAAGGCGCTGTCCCGCGCGGCTCGGCTTGCCTCATGCCAACACCACCGCGTCAGGCTTTCGAGGCGTCCGGCTCGCACAGCGCGGCGTAGCGCTCGGCCACGGACCGCCAGGAATATTCCCGGCACACGCGCTCCCGGCCGGCCGCGCCCAGCCGCCGACGCAGGGCTGCGTCGGTAAGTAAGTCCGCCAAGGCCACGGCCAGGGCGTCGGGATCGTCCGGCGGCACGAGCAGGCCGGTCTCACCGTCGGCCACCACTTCCTCGTTGCCCGAAATGCGCGTGGCGATAACGGGCAGGCCGGCGGCCATGGCTTCCAGCACGGCGTTGGGCATGCCTTCATCGCGCGAGGGGAAAACGAACAGATCGGCCCGGCGCAGCAGTTCCGGCATGGCCTCGCGCCCGGCCCAGCCGGCGAAACGCAGGCGCGGCAACACGCCCAGACTCGCCGCCTGTTCGGTGAGCGCGCCGCGAAGCGGACCGTCGCCGACAATGGTCAGCTCATACTCGGCCTCGGCCGGAAGCCGGGCCAGAGCCGTAAGCAGCACATCCAGGCCCTTTTGATGGACCACCCGCCCGACAAAAACGAGCTGGACCGGGCCGCCCGCTTCCCGATTCTCGGCCGGGGTGAAGCGCGCCGTGTCCACGCCGTTGGGGATCATGCGGATGGGCGTTTGCCCGGCGCTTTGCCGGGCCAGGGCGGCCAAGCCTTGGCTGTTGGCCACCACATGGGCGGCCCCGCGCCACAAAAAGCGGATAAGCGGACCGGTGACCTTGTGGTAGCCGGCCAGATTGTAGGGTAGAAAACCCGGCACGTCGCCGCCGCGCAGCGACACGATGTACGGCACGCCACGAAGCTGCTTCAAAAGCCAGGCGGCCGGGCCGCAAGGGATGCCGAAAAAGGCGATGCAGGCGTTGGCCCGAAAATCCCGCTGCAGCAGCGGCAAGGCCACCCCGGCGCTCACCAGAAAGGTCAACATCTCCAAGGGCGAACAATGGTCGGCATGACGGCGCACGACCGGCAGCCGCACCAGTTCGTAGCCGTCCACGACCTGCCGCCGGGGCAGGCTGCCAAACGCGGCCGTGACCACCCGCACCCGATGCCCCAGCCCGGCCAGCTCCCGGGCCATGTTGGCCGTGGCGTTGCCCGCCCCGCCGCCTATGGGCGGATATTCGTAGTTGAGGAGTAAAAAAGAAAACCTGCGAGAGGGAAACCCTTTTTGGAAAAAAGGGTTTCCCTCTCGCGCTCTCCCTTCCTCAAAACTTTCAATGGGGGGGAGACCGTTCACAGGTAGGGTCATCGGGCTACCCCGTACGGGGGGGTCCGGGGGGCCTCAGGCCCCCCGGCGGAGGGGTCCAGGGGAGGCAGCGCCTCCCCTGGCCGCCGGAGGCAAACCAGCGTCGCTGTCACAATACTGAGCACGGCCGGGTCGCGGTCGGCGAAATCGGGGTGCAGGCGATCGGCCACGGCGGCGAAGGCATCCTCGTCGCGGGCGTAGTCGAGCACCGAGACATCGAAGCCGACCCGGGCCAGGGCGGCGGCGTGGTCGTCGTAGCGCCAGCGCGGCAGATCGCCGGGATCGAGGAACCGGTTCCAGACCTTTTGGGAGAAAAGGAGGAAATGGAAAGGATATTTGAAAAAGTGGTCGCGGTAATCGACCCGGTGGAGCATGACGCCGCCCGGAGCCAGGATCCGGGCCAGTTCGCCACAAAGGGCCGGCAAGTCCCGGACATGTTCCAGGACCGAGTTGGACAGGACCACGTCCACGGAAGCGTCGGGGATGTCGTCCAGGGCGACGGTGCGAACCACGGTGTGGAATTGCACCTGGGGATGAGCCAGGACTTGGTGTTGCAGGTGTTTGGCGTCCAGACCGACGTCGTGGCGGGCGTAGGGCTCCTGGCAGACCACCGAGGCCGCACCCAGGCCGGCCAGGGCATAGCCCACGCCGTTGGTCGCGCCGCAGCCGATCTCGACGATTCGCTTGCCCGGGATGGCCAGGCCCAACCGGGCCAGGTCCTCGGCGTAGGCCCGGGCCACGGCCACCGGGTCGGTGACGCCCTGGTTTACGCGATAGTACGGCAGACGCGGCCCCCAGGTGGCCAGACGCTTTTCCGTAAAGAAAAACCGGCGCAAAACGCGCAGGGTCACGTATTCGAGGCTGTCAAAATGCAAGGCGGCCTCCTCCCAGGTCCATGTGGCGCAGCACCCAGAGATTCCAGAGAAAAAGCCTATGGTCGGCCCGGCCGGCCCGGTGGGCGGCGATATGCTGCTCGATGGCGGCGGCGGAAAGCGACGCCTCAACGGACGCGGGTGCGCCCATGGGCAACCGTCCTTCGGCCAGCCAGCGGCCGATGGGCACGCCGAAACCCTGTTTCTTGCGATAGATGATGTCCCGGGGCAGCACCGGCTCCAGGGCCTTCTTGAGGATGTATTTGGTGGTCCCCCGGCGAAACTTCAGGCTGGCCGGCAAGGCGCGCACGTAGTCCACCAGTTCGATGTCGAGGAACGGGGCCCGGGCTTCCAGGGAGAACATCATGCCGGCCCGGTCGGTTTTCACCAGGATGTCGTCCTGAAGATAGAGGCGGGTGTAGAATTCCAGGGTCCGGTCCACGAGGTCGGCGCTGGCGCAGCCGTCGTAGACCTCGATGGCCTCGCTGTAGACGTCCTCGACGTCGATGGGGCCGCCAAAGAGGTCGACCAACCCGTCCGGGGCAAGGGGGCCGAGCCAGACCGGGTTCCAGAGCCTGGGCGACTGGGCCAGGCCGCCCAGGAACCGGTTGAGCTTAAAGGTCAGGGCCATGTAGCCATGGGCCACGGGCAGGCGCGCGGCCAAAAGCGCCAGGGCGGCGTGGACCGGGCGCGGGACCACCGCGCTGAAGGCCTTGGCGGCGGCCAGGGCCCGGAAGGGGTCGTAGCCGGCAAAAAGCTCGTCGGCCCCGTCGCCGCCCAGGGCCACGGTGACATGCTTTCGGGTCTCGCGGCACAAAAGGGCCGTGGGAATCAGCGACACATCGCCCATGGGTTCGTCCAGACGGCCGACGATCTCGGGCATGAGCGAAAGCGCGGCCTCCAGGGTCAGCCGGGCCTCGTGGCGGGCCACGCCGATGGCCGTAGCCGCCTGCCGGCTCTTGGATGATTCGTCGAAGGCCGGATCGTCGAAACCGATGGAAAAGGCGCGCACATCCGGGGCATGGCGGGCGGCCAGGGCGGTGATGGCCGAGGAATCGACGCCGCCGGAGAGGAAAATGCCGAGCGGCACGTCGGCCATGAGCCGGCGGGCCACGGCGGCGTCCAGGAGCTCAAAGACGCGCCCGGCCACCGTTGCCTCGGGCGCGGCGGCCAGGGCCGGGTCGGGCTCGACCCGGAAGGTCCACCAGCGTTTCGGCTCCGGGCGGGGATCGGCGGCGTCCAGGAGCAGGTTGCAGCCGCCGGGGAGCTTGTGCGTGCCGGCATACAAGGCGTTTGGTCCGGGAATGAAGCCGAAGGCGAAATATTTTTGCAGGCTGCGCCGGGAAATGGACCGGTCGGCCAGGGCCGGGTGGGCCATAAGGCTCCCCAGCTCCGAGGAAAAGGCGAAAAAGCCCGGTTTGGCGGCATAGAAAAACGGCTTTTTGCCGAACCGGTCCCGGGAGCAGAAAAGCC is from Solidesulfovibrio magneticus RS-1 and encodes:
- a CDS encoding 4Fe-4S ferredoxin — protein: MDERQVMETDIVCVGFGPAMGGFLTTLARGIVNENGSPVMESDLMPGMPPQVICYERADDIGVGVSGVVSKARAIRETLPDLDPACLPMCAPITEEKVVYLLDPHGASRRPLPMKAADAAFKLLGGRFPGCTYRDFSWELPYIPPFLNKHDGLTFSIGQFNQWVGNNVMATGAAQIWPSSPVAAPIIEHRKVVGVRLADQGVDKAGKPDAAYMPGMDVRAKLTVVGDGPVGPVGRAIDDARGLPIGHHQRDYAVGMKVVVDLPGHCPLKPGTVIHTIGYPEPEIFGFLYVLPDRKASLGIFVPSWFDNPARTAYRYLQHWMQHPYLWKYLKGGTLTSFGAKTLQESGKNGEPYLVGDGYARIGEGSGTTNVLTGSGVDEAWASGVMLGQAVVQLLEQGLPFTNENLEKTYVARRRASWLEAEAKQARRSREAFASGFIPGVVGMAISGLTKGALCWPADSEPVHKRIPSIEEYYRGRISCEEIARIRKDCTAKGLALHDALMDRVGWPAIEYDGKLLISHQDALLIGGKVQAAPGYADHVTFEDHDTCRACCEKTCIEACSGQAITTNPDDGVPLFDREKCLHCGACLWNCSKPSKIDPERTNVRFTAGAGGLHSAEN
- a CDS encoding electron transfer flavoprotein subunit beta/FixA family protein; amino-acid sequence: MFHIVVCGGIVPDPLQTLEPVKGPAGWGLKNELMLPSVLDPWASHALYEAANLAKTVAGSKVWLVSLGPKAKLQQLMMTVAQKAPFELVVADGPASGFTDSFEVAEALHAVIAGIAGLDASKLLLFGGWQSASRGSGSTLQILGEKLGIADHFQGVDKLTVGADGSLEIMERIEGGAYQISTCSGAPAVLGWATGELPEPPNNPQVGMANMRLVMPALQKAKPAAVKADAIDYQSVTLPAQKRETRVVKDTPVDVIAQEIVDWLKN
- a CDS encoding electron transfer flavoprotein subunit alpha/FixB family protein, which encodes METILFISPVAADGSLPKASLEALTAAKTLAEGLGAPLAVGLFGADVAPAAAAVAACGQVYAVTGEAFAPARYATDAAAMEALAKAAGATIIVAADDSRVSRALPGVAARLGGRIDAHVTAVAAKDGQPVATRGFYRQRMTAELTRTARPWCLTVSAGCYAAYDGAPGQAAVTAVDAPVTPAMTRTAVKAIVAPSADEQTIRPDAATLFVAGAGWTKKQADGAPHTAEASALILGFLGASKASLGSSKSLVDMGGDGEAVLPFLTHLHQVGQTGSTPRHQKGLATCCHGEEPHVVGWRFITERRAVNLDAACGWAQGKADVLYVADAFAVMKKVNELLG
- a CDS encoding type II toxin-antitoxin system RelB family antitoxin; translated protein: MLTVRLPEALEARLNTLAEATKRPKSFYVREALERSLEDMEDVYLAEAALERFRASGEPAVPLAELERRLGLDD
- a CDS encoding type II toxin-antitoxin system RelE family toxin: MAWTIDFTPEAAKALSRLGAQAQTRIVRFLRERVAPADNPRALGEPLKGSRFSGLWRFRAGDYRILCDIEDERIRILVVLLGHRREIYK
- the asnB gene encoding asparagine synthase (glutamine-hydrolyzing) → MCGICGFLTNQGGPETLGQVLGAMNGTLAHRGPDGEGIHLDVFAQGGGAGLAHRRLAIIDLVTGDQPLFNEDRILAIVFNGEIYNFQELRQELEAKGHVFASRSDTEVIVHLYEELGPACAAKLRGMFALAIWDAPRRELFLARDSFGKKPLYYAAVPGGLAFGSEPKAVLAHPAVARRLDPEAVAHYLTLQHVPEPSSGFVGVASLPAGHTLLWRGGRPHIERFFRLDYQPKLTGSVDDLAAELRSRVTEAVRLRLVADVPLGAHLSGGVDSAIVTAVMAGLTDQPVRTFSIGFAEEAFSETPKARAVAERFATRHTEFVVGFDEARAAMEAVVAATDMPFADPSALASWHLCRLTRQHVTVALNGDGGDEMFAGYQRYWLDPLADAYARLPHAVTRRLVPWLAGLLPAKGDVPVEADWRAGLKRLAQATAIPRAASLVRWGSYFSPADRLALLRPEFAKAAGPADSVALYVYTAAASKADAPLDASLFADANIYLPGDLLVKADRMAMASGLEGRSPLLDSELAVFAAHLPTRLKLKGLTGKYLLRRAFADLLPPGIANQSKRGFGLPVAGWFRGPLKSFAHDLLIGGKVCREIVRPEAVEALLTAHAAGQADHGKRLFALVMLELWLRRFF
- a CDS encoding glycosyltransferase family 4 protein yields the protein MTLPVNGLPPIESFEEGRAREGNPFFQKGFPSRRFSFLLLNYEYPPIGGGAGNATANMARELAGLGHRVRVVTAAFGSLPRRQVVDGYELVRLPVVRRHADHCSPLEMLTFLVSAGVALPLLQRDFRANACIAFFGIPCGPAAWLLKQLRGVPYIVSLRGGDVPGFLPYNLAGYHKVTGPLIRFLWRGAAHVVANSQGLAALARQSAGQTPIRMIPNGVDTARFTPAENREAGGPVQLVFVGRVVHQKGLDVLLTALARLPAEAEYELTIVGDGPLRGALTEQAASLGVLPRLRFAGWAGREAMPELLRRADLFVFPSRDEGMPNAVLEAMAAGLPVIATRISGNEEVVADGETGLLVPPDDPDALAVALADLLTDAALRRRLGAAGRERVCREYSWRSVAERYAALCEPDASKA
- a CDS encoding class I SAM-dependent methyltransferase, producing MHFDSLEYVTLRVLRRFFFTEKRLATWGPRLPYYRVNQGVTDPVAVARAYAEDLARLGLAIPGKRIVEIGCGATNGVGYALAGLGAASVVCQEPYARHDVGLDAKHLQHQVLAHPQVQFHTVVRTVALDDIPDASVDVVLSNSVLEHVRDLPALCGELARILAPGGVMLHRVDYRDHFFKYPFHFLLFSQKVWNRFLDPGDLPRWRYDDHAAALARVGFDVSVLDYARDEDAFAAVADRLHPDFADRDPAVLSIVTATLVCLRRPGEALPPLDPSAGGPEAPRTPPYGVAR
- the asnB gene encoding asparagine synthase (glutamine-hydrolyzing), whose product is MCGICGFAGPGGAPALAAMNAALARRGPDGEGRFIDESRAVHLAHRRLAIIDLEGGVQPMATADGRLVVTYNGEIYNHLELRRELAGRGHRFVSDHSDTEILLHGWREWGEGLPGRLNGMWAFVLYDLDQGRLFCSRDRFGKKPFFYAAKPGFFAFSSELGSLMAHPALADRSISRRSLQKYFAFGFIPGPNALYAGTHKLPGGCNLLLDAADPRPEPKRWWTFRVEPDPALAAAPEATVAGRVFELLDAAVARRLMADVPLGIFLSGGVDSSAITALAARHAPDVRAFSIGFDDPAFDESSKSRQAATAIGVARHEARLTLEAALSLMPEIVGRLDEPMGDVSLIPTALLCRETRKHVTVALGGDGADELFAGYDPFRALAAAKAFSAVVPRPVHAALALLAARLPVAHGYMALTFKLNRFLGGLAQSPRLWNPVWLGPLAPDGLVDLFGGPIDVEDVYSEAIEVYDGCASADLVDRTLEFYTRLYLQDDILVKTDRAGMMFSLEARAPFLDIELVDYVRALPASLKFRRGTTKYILKKALEPVLPRDIIYRKKQGFGVPIGRWLAEGRLPMGAPASVEASLSAAAIEQHIAAHRAGRADHRLFLWNLWVLRHMDLGGGRLAF